In one window of Streptomyces sp. FXJ1.172 DNA:
- a CDS encoding ABC transporter substrate-binding protein yields the protein MRTQSRRRPRATLAMAAAGTLLAPLLSGCWVGAGGSGSGGDSINVLMVNNPQMTELQKLTAAHFTKETGIKVNFTVLPENDVRDKISQDFANQAGQYDVATLSNYEIPIYARNGWLHEMDSYAAKDPSYDEQDVLAPMRQSLTAADGRLYGQPFYGESSFLMYRKDVFAAKGLTMPAHPTWQQVADLAARADGARPGMKGICLRGLPGWGELMAPLTTVVNTFGGTWFDKQWKARLDSPEFEKATKFYVDLVRAHGESGAAQSGFAECLNDMTQGKVAMWYDATSAAGLLEAAGSPVRGKLGYVPAPVVKTPSSGWLYTWAWGIQKASRNPDKAWKFVSWASSKGYEQLVGKTSGWPDVPAGKRASTYTNADYRKSAAAFQEMTKEAIEGARPNDPGVQPRPAPGIQFVGIPEFTDLGTKVSQEISAAIAGRQSVGSALKKSQALAEKISKEYEGR from the coding sequence ATGCGAACCCAGAGCCGACGGAGGCCGCGAGCCACGCTCGCCATGGCCGCCGCAGGGACGCTGCTCGCCCCGCTGCTCTCCGGCTGCTGGGTCGGGGCGGGCGGGTCCGGTTCCGGCGGCGACTCCATCAACGTCCTGATGGTGAACAACCCGCAGATGACCGAGTTGCAGAAGCTGACCGCCGCGCACTTCACCAAGGAGACCGGCATCAAGGTCAACTTCACGGTCCTGCCCGAGAACGACGTCCGCGACAAGATCAGCCAGGACTTCGCCAACCAGGCCGGGCAGTACGACGTGGCCACCCTGTCCAACTACGAGATTCCGATCTACGCCCGCAACGGCTGGCTGCACGAGATGGACTCCTACGCCGCGAAGGACCCGTCGTACGACGAGCAGGACGTGCTCGCCCCCATGCGCCAGTCCCTCACCGCCGCCGACGGCAGGCTCTACGGGCAGCCCTTCTACGGCGAGTCGTCGTTCCTGATGTACCGCAAGGACGTGTTCGCGGCGAAGGGCCTCACCATGCCCGCCCACCCCACCTGGCAGCAGGTCGCGGACCTCGCCGCGCGGGCGGACGGCGCCAGGCCCGGGATGAAGGGCATCTGCCTGCGCGGACTGCCCGGCTGGGGCGAGCTGATGGCGCCGCTGACGACGGTCGTGAACACCTTCGGCGGCACCTGGTTCGACAAGCAGTGGAAGGCCCGCCTGGACTCCCCCGAGTTCGAGAAGGCGACAAAGTTCTATGTCGATCTCGTCCGCGCGCACGGCGAGTCCGGCGCGGCCCAGTCCGGCTTCGCCGAGTGCCTCAACGACATGACCCAGGGCAAGGTCGCCATGTGGTACGACGCCACGAGCGCGGCCGGGCTGCTGGAGGCGGCGGGCTCGCCGGTCAGGGGCAAGCTCGGCTACGTCCCGGCCCCCGTCGTGAAGACGCCGTCCTCCGGCTGGCTCTACACCTGGGCCTGGGGCATCCAGAAGGCGTCCCGCAACCCCGACAAGGCCTGGAAGTTCGTCTCCTGGGCGTCCAGCAAGGGCTATGAGCAGCTGGTCGGCAAGACCAGCGGCTGGCCGGACGTCCCGGCCGGCAAGCGGGCCTCGACGTACACGAACGCCGACTACCGCAAGTCGGCCGCCGCCTTCCAGGAGATGACCAAGGAGGCCATCGAGGGCGCCCGCCCGAACGATCCCGGCGTGCAGCCGCGCCCCGCGCCCGGCATCCAGTTCGTCGGCATCCCCGAGTTCACCGACCTCGGCACCAAGGTCTCCCAGGAGATCAGCGCGGCCATCGCCGGACGGCAGTCCGTCGGCTCGGCCCTCAAGAAGTCGCAGGCGCTCGCCGAGAAGATCTCCAAGGAGTACGAGGGACGATGA
- a CDS encoding DeoR/GlpR family DNA-binding transcription regulator, translating into MSTRTAEERQREIVRAARATGSVDVTALAAELGVARETIRRDLRALEDHGLVRRTHGGAYPVESAGFETTLAFRATSHVPEKRRIAAAAAELLGDAETVFVDEGFTPQLIAEALPVGRPLTVVTASLPVAGALAEAEQISVLLLGGRVRAGTLATVDHWTTKMLAGFVIDLAYIGANGISREHGLTTPDPAVSEVKAQAIRAARRTVFAGVHTKFGAVSFCRFAEVGALEAIVTSVQLPAAEAHRYSLLGPQVVRV; encoded by the coding sequence ATGAGCACGAGAACGGCCGAAGAGCGCCAGCGCGAGATCGTGCGGGCCGCGCGCGCCACCGGCTCGGTCGACGTCACCGCGCTCGCCGCCGAGCTGGGCGTGGCCAGGGAGACCATCCGGCGCGACCTGCGCGCCCTGGAGGACCACGGCCTGGTCCGCCGTACGCACGGTGGCGCCTATCCGGTGGAGAGCGCCGGCTTCGAGACGACGCTCGCCTTCCGTGCCACCAGCCATGTGCCCGAGAAGCGCCGGATCGCGGCCGCCGCGGCCGAGCTGCTCGGGGACGCCGAGACGGTCTTCGTCGACGAGGGCTTCACCCCGCAGCTCATCGCCGAGGCCCTGCCCGTCGGCCGGCCGCTGACCGTGGTCACCGCCTCGCTGCCGGTCGCGGGCGCCCTGGCGGAGGCCGAGCAGATCTCGGTGCTGCTGCTCGGCGGCCGGGTCCGGGCCGGCACACTGGCCACGGTCGACCACTGGACGACGAAGATGCTCGCCGGCTTCGTCATCGACCTCGCCTACATCGGCGCCAACGGCATCTCCCGCGAACACGGTCTGACCACGCCCGACCCCGCGGTCAGCGAGGTCAAGGCGCAGGCGATACGGGCCGCCCGGCGGACCGTGTTCGCGGGCGTGCACACCAAGTTCGGCGCGGTCAGCTTCTGCCGGTTCGCCGAGGTCGGCGCTCTGGAGGCGATCGTGACGAGCGTCCAGCTCCCGGCCGCCGAGGCCCACCGCTACTCCCTGCTCGGCCCGCAGGTCGTCCGGGTCTGA
- a CDS encoding NAD-dependent epimerase/dehydratase family protein, translating to MPAPRTVLLTGAAGGLGTLMRSLLPEYGYALRLFDVRPVEGEPDAVTADLADTAALREAVRGVDAILHLAGISLEAPFEKILKSNIEGTYNLYEAARQEGVPRIVFASSNHAVGFTPAPRAGEPLIPVDTPRRPDTFYGLSKSFGEDLAQLYWDKHGLETVSVRIGSCFPEPTGVRMLSVWMSPADGARLFHAALTAEEVGHTVVYGSSANTRLWWDLTTARALGYEPQDDSEPYAAKLIAEQGELDPENPAHGHLGGHFVTDPPIWPY from the coding sequence ATGCCCGCTCCCCGCACCGTTCTGCTCACCGGCGCCGCCGGCGGGCTCGGCACCCTGATGCGGTCCCTTCTGCCGGAGTACGGCTACGCGCTGCGCCTGTTCGACGTGCGCCCCGTCGAGGGCGAGCCGGACGCGGTCACCGCCGACCTGGCCGACACGGCGGCGCTGCGCGAGGCGGTGCGGGGCGTGGACGCGATCCTCCACCTCGCCGGCATCTCCCTGGAAGCCCCCTTCGAGAAGATCCTGAAGTCGAACATCGAGGGCACCTACAACCTGTACGAGGCCGCCCGCCAGGAGGGCGTGCCCCGGATCGTCTTCGCCTCCTCCAACCACGCCGTCGGCTTCACCCCGGCCCCGCGCGCGGGCGAGCCGCTGATCCCCGTCGACACCCCGCGCCGCCCGGACACCTTCTACGGCCTGTCCAAGTCCTTCGGCGAGGACCTCGCCCAGCTGTACTGGGACAAGCACGGCCTGGAGACCGTCTCCGTGCGCATCGGCTCCTGCTTCCCGGAGCCGACCGGCGTGCGCATGCTCTCGGTGTGGATGAGCCCGGCCGACGGCGCCCGCCTGTTCCACGCGGCCCTGACCGCCGAGGAGGTCGGCCACACGGTCGTCTACGGCTCCTCCGCCAACACCCGGCTGTGGTGGGACCTGACCACCGCGCGGGCGCTCGGCTACGAGCCGCAGGACGACTCCGAGCCGTACGCCGCGAAGCTGATCGCCGAACAGGGCGAGCTGGACCCGGAGAACCCTGCGCACGGCCACCTCGGCGGACACTTCGTGACCGACCCGCCGATCTGGCCGTACTGA
- a CDS encoding 5-dehydro-4-deoxyglucarate dehydratase: MTPAPLTERLSDPRGPLFFPVTAYGQGGALDLDVYRTHVRRGVAAGAAAVFACCGTGEFHALLPEEFQDCVRVAVEAAEGRVPVVAGAGYGTALAVRYARLAEEAGADGLLAMPPYLVQAGQEGLLRHYRRLAAATALPVIVYQRDNAVFTPPTVVELARTDGITGLKDGLGDLDLMQRIVSAVRTEAPGDFLYFNGLPTAEQTQLAYQALGITLYSSAVFCFAPEIALAYHRALNTGDTTTVRRLLDGFYGPFVELRAQGRGYAVSLVKAGVRLRGLDVGEVRPPLHEPPEDHVRQLAQLIERGYALLEADK, from the coding sequence GTGACGCCTGCCCCTCTCACCGAACGGCTCAGCGATCCGCGCGGGCCGCTCTTCTTCCCCGTCACGGCCTACGGCCAGGGCGGCGCGCTCGACCTCGACGTCTACCGCACCCATGTACGCCGGGGCGTCGCGGCCGGCGCCGCCGCCGTGTTCGCCTGCTGCGGCACCGGTGAGTTCCACGCACTGCTGCCGGAGGAGTTCCAGGACTGCGTCCGGGTGGCCGTGGAGGCGGCCGAGGGCCGCGTCCCGGTGGTCGCGGGCGCCGGGTACGGCACCGCGCTCGCCGTGCGCTACGCGCGCCTGGCCGAGGAGGCGGGCGCCGACGGCCTGCTCGCCATGCCGCCGTACCTCGTCCAGGCCGGCCAGGAGGGCCTGCTGCGGCACTACCGCCGGCTCGCCGCGGCCACCGCGCTGCCGGTGATCGTCTACCAGCGCGACAACGCCGTCTTCACCCCGCCCACGGTCGTCGAACTCGCCCGCACCGACGGGATCACCGGCCTCAAGGACGGCCTCGGCGACCTCGACCTCATGCAGCGGATCGTCAGCGCCGTGCGCACCGAGGCCCCGGGCGACTTCCTGTACTTCAACGGCCTGCCCACCGCCGAGCAGACTCAGCTCGCCTACCAGGCCCTCGGCATCACCCTGTACTCCTCGGCCGTCTTCTGCTTCGCCCCCGAGATCGCCCTCGCTTACCACCGCGCCCTGAACACCGGCGACACGACGACCGTACGGCGCCTCCTGGACGGCTTCTACGGCCCGTTCGTGGAACTGCGCGCCCAGGGCCGCGGCTACGCCGTCTCCCTCGTCAAGGCGGGCGTACGGCTGCGCGGCCTGGACGTCGGCGAGGTCCGGCCCCCGCTCCACGAGCCGCCGGAGGACCACGTCAGACAACTCGCCCAGCTGATCGAACGGGGCTACGCGCTCCTGGAGGCGGACAAGTGA
- a CDS encoding DUF6010 family protein: MRYVAPIVIGLLYVLLMSLIPEPHRRRFNAVMVAGAGAAYLSGGGLGGWEFAFTALSTYVAYKGLESWAWIGVGWLLHTAWDVVHWLKGHPIVPFVHDSSFGCALCDPVIAVWCLGGGRSPWTRIRSRTRTHRTDEFAYAGRSALRTGDTPLKE, from the coding sequence ATGCGCTACGTCGCCCCGATCGTCATCGGGCTCCTCTACGTCCTGCTCATGTCCCTCATCCCCGAACCCCACCGGCGCCGCTTCAACGCCGTCATGGTCGCCGGGGCGGGCGCGGCCTACCTCAGCGGCGGCGGCCTCGGCGGCTGGGAGTTCGCCTTCACCGCCCTGTCCACCTACGTCGCCTACAAGGGCCTGGAGTCCTGGGCCTGGATCGGCGTGGGCTGGCTGCTGCACACGGCCTGGGACGTCGTGCACTGGCTCAAGGGTCATCCGATCGTCCCGTTCGTCCACGACTCCTCGTTCGGCTGCGCACTGTGCGACCCGGTGATCGCCGTGTGGTGCCTCGGCGGCGGCCGGTCGCCGTGGACGCGGATCCGCTCGCGGACCCGTACGCACCGCACCGATGAGTTCGCGTACGCCGGCCGGTCTGCCCTTCGTACGGGTGACACGCCCCTGAAGGAGTGA
- a CDS encoding TIGR03086 family metal-binding protein yields MTTLDLGPQTRIVARLAESVTDEQLTGPTPCPDLAVRNLLGHLLGLSVAFRDAARKDLGTTTDTNPNAAVPDIGPGWRAELPKALDELADAWRDPAAWTGDTRAGGVDLPAEVAGAVVADELVVHGWDLARATGQEYVPDPAALGAALTFLRAAANDPGRGNGLFGPVVPVPETATLLERAVGLSGRDPGWRPVTG; encoded by the coding sequence ATGACCACACTGGACCTCGGGCCCCAGACCAGGATCGTGGCACGGCTCGCCGAGTCCGTGACCGACGAGCAGCTGACGGGCCCGACCCCCTGCCCGGACCTGGCGGTGCGGAACCTGCTGGGCCATCTGCTCGGGCTGTCCGTGGCCTTCCGCGACGCGGCCCGCAAGGACCTCGGCACCACGACCGACACCAACCCGAACGCCGCCGTCCCGGACATCGGCCCCGGCTGGCGCGCGGAACTGCCCAAGGCGCTGGACGAGCTGGCCGACGCCTGGCGCGACCCGGCCGCGTGGACCGGTGACACCCGGGCCGGCGGCGTGGACCTGCCGGCCGAGGTCGCCGGCGCGGTCGTCGCCGACGAACTGGTCGTCCACGGCTGGGATCTGGCTCGCGCCACGGGGCAGGAGTACGTCCCCGACCCGGCGGCGCTGGGGGCGGCGCTCACCTTCCTGCGGGCCGCCGCCAATGATCCGGGCCGGGGAAACGGGCTGTTCGGCCCGGTCGTTCCGGTACCGGAGACCGCGACGCTGCTGGAGCGGGCGGTCGGCCTGAGCGGACGGGATCCGGGGTGGCGGCCGGTGACCGGCTGA
- a CDS encoding GntR family transcriptional regulator, translated as MTSVPIPIPSRTQFVLDAIKHRILTGQLTPGQALVETELAAQFGVSKTPVREALKTLAGTGLVVMSQYKGVTVRMVDADMAREVYDVRLLLEPEALRRSVRRGALLDAARDALTRADAAADTAERSLANREFHRALYLPCGNPLLSRMLDEVRDQAALVSAVAWATDPSWDREAAEHREILRLALDGDADGAARALHAHIASFVERAFPSDTAPHPEEGHR; from the coding sequence ATGACCTCTGTGCCCATCCCGATCCCGTCCCGCACGCAGTTCGTGCTGGACGCGATCAAACACCGCATCCTGACCGGGCAGCTGACGCCCGGTCAGGCCCTGGTCGAGACGGAACTGGCCGCGCAGTTCGGGGTGTCCAAGACCCCGGTGCGCGAGGCGCTGAAGACCCTCGCCGGGACCGGTCTCGTCGTGATGAGCCAGTACAAGGGCGTCACGGTGCGCATGGTGGACGCGGACATGGCGCGCGAGGTCTACGACGTGCGGCTGCTGCTGGAACCGGAGGCGCTGCGCAGGTCCGTGCGGCGAGGGGCCTTGCTCGACGCCGCACGCGACGCGCTGACCCGTGCCGACGCCGCCGCCGACACCGCCGAACGCTCGCTGGCCAACCGCGAGTTCCACCGCGCCCTGTACCTGCCCTGCGGCAACCCGCTGCTCAGCCGGATGCTGGACGAGGTCCGCGACCAGGCCGCCCTCGTCTCCGCCGTCGCCTGGGCCACCGACCCCTCCTGGGACCGGGAGGCCGCCGAGCACCGGGAGATCCTGCGGCTCGCGCTCGACGGTGACGCCGACGGCGCCGCGCGCGCCCTGCACGCCCACATCGCGTCCTTCGTCGAGCGCGCTTTCCCCTCGGACACCGCCCCCCACCCAGAGGAAGGTCATCGATGA
- a CDS encoding dihydrodipicolinate synthase family protein — MSSVTFEAGRAALADVVAIPVTPFAEDGSVDTGTHRALLRRLLDAGIRTLTPNGNTGEFYALTPKERRLVTETTVDEAGDRAAVLVGVGHDLPTAIDSARHARDLGAGMVMVHQPVHPYVSAAGWVDYHRAIAESVPELGVVPYLRNAQLPGARLAELAGHCPNVIGVKYAVPDAARFAAFARDAGLDRFVWVAGLAEPYAPSYFSAGATGFTSGLVNVAPAVSLNMVEALRSGDYPAAMKVWEQIRRFEELRAAHGSADNVTVVKEALAALGLCRRDVRPPSRPLPEDERAEVAAIAAGWSI; from the coding sequence ATGAGCAGCGTGACGTTCGAGGCCGGGCGGGCGGCCCTGGCCGACGTGGTGGCCATCCCGGTGACCCCCTTCGCCGAGGACGGCTCCGTCGACACCGGCACCCACCGGGCCCTGCTGCGCCGCCTGCTCGACGCCGGGATCAGGACCCTCACCCCGAACGGCAACACCGGTGAGTTCTACGCCCTCACCCCGAAGGAGCGCCGCCTCGTCACCGAGACGACCGTCGATGAGGCCGGTGACCGCGCGGCGGTCCTGGTCGGCGTCGGCCACGACCTGCCCACCGCGATCGACTCAGCCCGGCACGCCCGCGACCTCGGTGCCGGGATGGTCATGGTCCACCAGCCGGTCCACCCCTACGTCTCGGCGGCCGGCTGGGTCGACTACCACCGCGCCATCGCCGAGTCCGTGCCCGAGCTGGGCGTGGTGCCGTATCTGCGCAACGCCCAGCTGCCCGGCGCCCGGCTCGCCGAACTCGCCGGACACTGCCCGAACGTCATCGGGGTCAAATACGCCGTCCCGGACGCCGCCCGCTTCGCCGCCTTCGCGCGCGACGCCGGCCTCGACCGCTTCGTCTGGGTCGCCGGACTCGCCGAGCCGTACGCCCCCTCCTACTTCTCGGCGGGCGCCACCGGCTTCACCTCAGGACTCGTGAACGTCGCCCCGGCCGTCTCGCTGAATATGGTCGAAGCGCTTCGATCCGGTGACTACCCGGCCGCCATGAAGGTCTGGGAGCAGATCCGCCGCTTCGAGGAACTGCGCGCCGCCCACGGCTCCGCCGACAACGTCACCGTCGTCAAGGAGGCCCTCGCCGCGCTCGGCCTGTGCCGCAGGGACGTCCGCCCGCCGAGCAGGCCCCTGCCCGAGGACGAGCGCGCCGAGGTCGCCGCCATCGCCGCCGGGTGGTCCATATGA
- the araD gene encoding L-arabinonate dehydratase has product MNTPRKKPEELRSHQWYGTDGLRSFSHRARTRQLGYLPEEHLGKPVIAILNTWSDINPCHVHLRDRAQAVKRGVWQAGGFPLEFPVSTLSETFQKPTPMLYRNLLAMETEELLRSYPVDGAVLMGGCDKSTPALLMGAASADLPAVFVPAGPMLPGHWRGEVLGSGTDMWKYWDDRRAGLVGDCEMAELESGLARSPGHCMTMGTASTLTAAAEALGVTVPGASSIPAVDSGHERMAARAGLRAVELVHGDRRLSHILTREAFEDAVTTVLGLGGSTNAVIHLIAMAGRAGVKLTLDDFDRIARTVPVLANVRPGGRKYLMEDFHFAGGLPGFLSRIPDLLHLERPTVSYDTLREQLDGARVHHDDVIRTRDNPVAPEGGVAVLRGNLCPDGAVIKHIAAEPRLLEHTGPAVVFDDYKTMQRTINDPALGITADSVLVLRGAGPKGGPGMPEYGMLPIPDHLLKQGVRDMVRISDARMSGTSYGTCVLHVAPESHIGGPLALVRTGDLITLDVDARRLHLHVDDAELARRRSRWTPPPGRHERGYGVLYNGQITQADTGCDFEFLARPGKVPDPYAG; this is encoded by the coding sequence ATGAACACCCCGCGCAAGAAGCCGGAGGAACTCCGCAGCCACCAGTGGTACGGCACCGACGGACTGCGCTCCTTCAGCCACCGCGCCCGTACCCGCCAGCTGGGCTACCTCCCCGAGGAGCACCTCGGCAAGCCGGTCATCGCGATCCTCAACACCTGGTCCGACATCAACCCCTGCCATGTGCACCTGCGGGACCGCGCCCAGGCGGTGAAGCGGGGTGTGTGGCAGGCCGGCGGGTTTCCGCTGGAGTTCCCGGTCTCGACGCTGAGCGAGACCTTCCAGAAGCCGACGCCCATGCTCTACCGGAACCTGCTGGCGATGGAGACCGAGGAGCTGCTGCGGTCCTATCCCGTCGACGGCGCGGTGCTCATGGGCGGCTGCGACAAGTCGACCCCGGCCCTGCTCATGGGCGCCGCCTCCGCCGACCTGCCGGCCGTCTTCGTCCCGGCCGGGCCCATGCTCCCGGGCCACTGGCGCGGCGAGGTCCTCGGCTCCGGCACCGACATGTGGAAGTACTGGGACGACAGACGGGCCGGCCTCGTCGGTGACTGCGAGATGGCCGAGCTGGAGAGCGGCCTGGCCCGCTCGCCCGGCCACTGCATGACCATGGGGACGGCATCCACGCTGACGGCCGCGGCCGAGGCGCTCGGCGTGACCGTGCCGGGCGCGTCCAGCATCCCGGCGGTGGACTCGGGACACGAGCGGATGGCCGCCAGGGCGGGCCTGAGAGCCGTCGAACTCGTCCACGGGGACCGGCGGTTGAGTCACATCCTGACCCGCGAGGCCTTCGAGGACGCCGTCACGACCGTCCTCGGCCTCGGCGGATCCACCAACGCCGTGATCCACCTGATCGCCATGGCCGGCCGGGCCGGGGTGAAGCTCACCCTGGACGACTTCGACCGGATCGCCCGGACCGTGCCCGTCCTCGCCAACGTCCGCCCCGGCGGCCGGAAGTACCTCATGGAGGACTTCCACTTCGCCGGCGGCCTGCCCGGCTTCCTTTCCCGGATCCCCGACCTGCTCCACCTCGAGCGGCCGACGGTGTCGTACGACACCCTGCGCGAGCAGCTCGACGGCGCCCGGGTGCACCACGACGACGTCATCCGGACCCGTGACAACCCCGTCGCACCCGAGGGCGGAGTCGCCGTCCTGCGCGGCAACCTCTGCCCGGACGGCGCGGTCATCAAGCACATCGCCGCCGAGCCACGCCTGCTCGAGCACACCGGCCCGGCTGTCGTCTTCGACGACTACAAGACCATGCAGCGCACCATCAACGACCCCGCGCTCGGCATCACCGCCGACAGCGTCCTGGTGCTGCGGGGCGCCGGACCCAAGGGCGGCCCCGGCATGCCCGAGTACGGCATGCTCCCCATCCCCGACCACCTGCTCAAGCAGGGCGTGCGGGACATGGTCCGGATCTCCGACGCCCGGATGAGCGGCACGAGTTACGGCACCTGTGTGCTGCACGTGGCCCCGGAGTCGCACATCGGCGGGCCGCTGGCGCTGGTGCGCACCGGGGACCTCATCACCCTGGACGTCGACGCGCGCCGCCTCCATCTCCACGTGGACGACGCCGAGCTGGCCCGGCGCAGGTCCCGGTGGACGCCCCCGCCCGGCCGGCACGAACGTGGCTACGGCGTCCTCTACAACGGGCAGATCACCCAGGCCGACACCGGCTGTGACTTCGAGTTCCTCGCCCGGCCCGGCAAGGTGCCGGACCCGTACGCGGGCTGA
- a CDS encoding HAD family acid phosphatase produces MRKSHRVVAAGAACALAGVALYGAGAATAGQSTANSTHEPYNMGQLVKDIDTYYGTTADSNGVYQASPDSPYAKDLAQLDADAKRYIDKAARKARRHGEKPAVMFDIDDTLLLSLDYEKRYNYTYNPTTWNDYVNRADRPAVFGSPELVQYAESKGVEVFYNSGLSEAQRAAAVANLKKVGADVNLDAGHMFLKDKANPPAYLSDCATPGTWNCTTVQYKSGTRKHIEDDLGYEIIANFGDQYSDLDGGYADHRYKIPNPTYFVG; encoded by the coding sequence ATGCGGAAGTCCCACAGAGTCGTCGCAGCCGGTGCCGCCTGTGCTCTCGCCGGCGTCGCGCTGTACGGCGCGGGCGCGGCCACCGCCGGGCAGTCCACGGCGAACTCCACCCACGAGCCCTACAACATGGGGCAGTTGGTGAAGGACATAGACACCTACTACGGCACGACCGCTGACAGCAACGGCGTCTACCAAGCGTCCCCGGACAGCCCGTACGCCAAGGACCTGGCGCAGCTCGACGCCGACGCCAAGCGCTACATCGACAAGGCGGCCCGCAAGGCGCGCCGCCACGGCGAGAAGCCGGCCGTCATGTTCGACATCGACGACACGCTGCTGCTCAGCCTCGACTACGAGAAGCGCTACAACTACACGTACAACCCCACCACGTGGAACGACTACGTGAACCGCGCCGACCGGCCGGCCGTCTTCGGCAGCCCCGAACTGGTGCAGTACGCCGAGTCCAAGGGCGTCGAGGTCTTCTACAACTCGGGTCTGTCGGAGGCGCAGCGCGCCGCCGCCGTCGCCAACCTGAAGAAGGTCGGCGCCGATGTGAACCTCGACGCCGGCCACATGTTCCTCAAGGACAAGGCCAACCCGCCGGCCTACCTGAGCGACTGCGCCACCCCGGGCACCTGGAACTGCACGACCGTCCAGTACAAGTCCGGCACCCGCAAGCACATCGAGGACGACCTCGGGTACGAGATCATCGCCAACTTCGGTGACCAGTACTCGGACCTCGACGGCGGCTACGCCGACCACAGGTACAAGATCCCGAACCCGACGTACTTCGTCGGCTGA
- a CDS encoding SigE family RNA polymerase sigma factor yields MGTVVDDAASVEFHAFFDRHYAELARLAHLLTGEPDAADDLAADALLALWHRWDRVRAADHPVAYARGVVANLARTRIRSAVRERRRIALFWSHREEKTENPDVAGVVDVQEALRRLPFRKRACVVLRHAFDLSEKDTALALGVSVGTVKSQTSKGMAELQRLLGPQGDPRRMHAAMAARGGESGGRNR; encoded by the coding sequence GTGGGCACAGTCGTCGACGACGCCGCCTCCGTGGAGTTCCATGCCTTCTTCGACCGGCACTACGCCGAACTCGCCCGCCTGGCCCACCTGTTGACCGGTGAGCCGGACGCCGCCGACGACCTGGCGGCGGACGCCCTGCTGGCCCTGTGGCACCGCTGGGACCGGGTGCGCGCCGCCGACCATCCGGTGGCGTACGCGCGGGGCGTGGTCGCCAACCTGGCCCGCACCCGGATCCGCAGTGCGGTGCGCGAGCGGCGCCGGATCGCGCTGTTCTGGTCGCACCGCGAGGAGAAGACCGAGAACCCGGACGTGGCCGGCGTGGTGGACGTGCAGGAGGCGCTGCGCAGACTGCCGTTCCGCAAACGGGCGTGCGTGGTGCTGCGGCACGCCTTCGACCTCTCGGAGAAGGACACCGCGCTCGCGCTCGGGGTGTCGGTGGGTACGGTTAAGAGCCAGACGTCCAAGGGCATGGCCGAGCTGCAACGACTGCTCGGCCCCCAGGGCGATCCGCGGCGGATGCACGCGGCGATGGCGGCCCGGGGCGGCGAGAGCGGAGGAAGGAACCGATGA